In Neodiprion pinetum isolate iyNeoPine1 chromosome 6, iyNeoPine1.2, whole genome shotgun sequence, one genomic interval encodes:
- the LOC124222350 gene encoding ubiquitin carboxyl-terminal hydrolase 8 isoform X4 produces MIGCYMKCYGCVEVREQNAAWNPTVTMPSTVPTCPLHCATCFEDLTSQAEVKFEKKNPKMVCKSLGKLLDEGKKHRLTGDDEMAYIVYMRWIHCIRWLQKTPDFTENKDFLKPYVSGSKVKEILSLLEEIADRLKNRYKVKRLEENTKQILNTVEKVIIESDHMNDDDLLNEVGDIELNLPDTPTDDPDTKLTETSITCMEMFQEMQKLVDRIIIIDIRPRGDFQNSHIRSDQCINIPTDLIKTGILATDLFKQLNGDERTCRVIRHRAREYCDLIVLLDWQSTKASLQSTNQLNVLRNILLDWDPGVAYKRIVVLHGGYKEWLTCFPTFTTNPGVMPPDIEDDSMAGILEEVEYPEWNQSDEDQPMSEIKVKQIPARSLKPMLNEKKDSQIRYSNTLDNRNSDRVNTLYSNKKNSKYSATLTGTLKIQADPIDDQPKAIILPKKIAEISHPSGLRVSQNDEVQSIIIESAESNVKKPTVDRSSKPNIEKTYDLDSEKVLNLLRFKRDTVNTQLKLAKKKLLLESQLVRRDNDDVSTQLETETSKQTLTINEAMIEKMKQISSIKEALDRCKRDGIKVNPKHHDEEVRLELDIGVAEQEAQYLAIEQRVLVSERDKKLEENEEMKRKNMSTPPTAIEKDTKKTPLKQDGQIRNSALKRSYSSPNLVKLETRNESATRGLDCKTPQVDRTSKPLVQHQHKNNIMNNTFINTQPLRRDREQRMNPVFGNMHPGITGLKNLGNSCYMNSIIQCLSNTTSLARYFIHGLYTDDLNTKNKKTQGQVVEEVAQVIKALWCGHYRSISPRDLKVAIGQYKMQFESYEQQDSHEFLTFLLDWMHNDLKTKAKPEVDRLISNADKEWDKALDGQTSIISQLFFGQLRSTISCATCGNSSTTYESFNSLTLSLPDTNRCTLDDCIRKYVSGQRVSGWRCPSCKTARDATKKFDFVKLAPIIVIHLNRFGETGGWIQKINTAVDFPLVSLDLRSYVAYDSGSNITTPNSYQQTYNLYAVSNHYGTMDGGHYTAYCNSASQNKWYKYDDHTVREVPPSEVKSQTASAYLLFYTSVRNSPYIEK; encoded by the exons ATGATCGGATGCTACATGAAATGCTACGGATGTGTTGAGGTCCGTGAACAGAATGCTGCCTGG aATCCTACAGTGACAATGCCAAGTACTGTACCCACTTGTCCGCTTCATTGTGCCACATGTTTCGAAGATTTAACGAGCCAAGCAGAAgttaaattcgaaaaaaaaaatcctaagaTGGTATGCAAATCTTTGGGAAAATTACTGGATGAAGGAAAGAAACACAGATTGACTGGAGATGATGAAATGGCTTATATAGTTTATATGCGATGGATTCACTGCATTCGCTGGCTCCAAAAAACGCCTGATTTTACAGAAAACAAAGATTTTCTCAAGCCTTATGTTTCGGGGTCTAAG GTAAAGGAGATACTAAGTCTTTTGGAGGAAATTGCTGACAGATTGAAAAACAGGTATAAGGTGAAACGATTGGAAGAGAATACTAAACAGATACTGAATACTGTTGAAAAGGTGATAATTGAAAGCGATCACATGAACGATGATGATTTGTTAAATGAAGTTGGGGATATCGAGCTGAATTTACCCGACACACCGACGGATGACCCAGATACCAAACTGACTGAAACGTCGATAACATGCATGGAGATGTTTCAAGAAATGCAAAAACTGGTTgatcgaataataataattgatattagACCGCGAggagattttcaaaattcacatatCAGAAGCGATCAATGCATAAACATTCCAACTGACCTAATAAAGACTGG AATACTAGCTACCGATCTTTTTAAACAATTGAACGGGGATGAGAGAACATGTCGAGTTATTCGGCACAGAGCTCGGGAATACTGCGATCTGATAGTATTGTTAGATTGGCAGTCCACTAAAGCCTCGTTACAATCAACCAATCAATTGAACGTGCTGAGGAATATACTGCTTGATTGGGATCCAGGTGTAGCTTATAAGAGGATAGTTGTGCTGCACGGAGGATACAAAGAATGGTTAACTTGTTTCCCTACATTTACAACAAATCCTGGTGTAATGCCCCCTGATATTGAAGATGACAGCATGGCAGGAATCTTGGAGGAAGTTGAATACCCAGAGTGGAACCAATCGGACGAAGACCAACCAATGTCAGAAATAAAGGTTAAGCAGATTCCGGCGAGGAGTTTGAAACCTATGTTAAATGAGAAGAAAGATTCGCAAATTAGATATTCCAATACTTTGGATAATCGAAATAGTGATCGAGTAAATACTTTATACAGCAATAAAAAGAACAGCAAATACTCTGCTACACTGACTGGCACATTAAAAATCCAAGCAGACCCTATCGATGATCAGCCAAAAGCTataattttaccaaaaaagatTGCAGAAATTTCGCATCCAAGCGGTTTACGAGTCAGCCAGAATGATGAAGTAcaaagtataataattgaatctgCAGAAAGCAACGTTAAAAAACCAACAGTCGATCGCAGTAGTAAACCTAACATTGAAAAAACCTATGATTTGGACTCCGAGAAGGTGCTAAACTTATTAAGGTTCAAACGTGATACAGTAAACACTCAGTTgaaattggcaaaaaaaaagttattgttGGAGAGTCAGTTAGTTCGTAGAGATAATGACGATGTTAGCACGCAACTGGAGACTGAAACATCGAAACAAACCCTAACCATAAATGAGGCtatgattgaaaaa ATGAAACAAATCTCAAGTATTAAAGAAGCATTAGACAGATGCAAACGGGATGGAATCAAAGTGAACCCTAAACATCACGACGAAGAAGTTAGACTTGAGCTTGATATTGGCGTTGCTGAGCAGGAAGCCCAATATCTGGCCATTGAGCAAAGAGTACTTGTAAGCGAACGGGATAA AAAGcttgaagaaaatgaagaaatgaaacgaaaaaatatgtCTACTCCACCAACTGCTATTGAAAAGGATACGAAAAAAACCCCATTAAAACAGGATGGACAGATAAGGAACAGTGCTCTTAAACGATCATATTCTAGTCCAAACCTCGTGAAG TTGGAAACTCGTAATGAGTCGGCGACCCGAGGTCTTGACTGTAAAACACCGCAAGTGGACAGAACATCAAAGCCTCTGGTACAACATcaacataaaaataatattatgaaCAATACCTTTATCAACACTCAACCTCTGAGAAGGGATCGGGAACAGAGGATGAATCCAGTGTTCGGAAACATG CATCCTGGTATAACTGGACTCAAAAACCTTGGAAACTCTTGCTACATGAACAGTATAATTCAGTGCCTGAGTAACACGACTAGCTTGGCAAGATATTTCATCCACGGACTTTATACCGACGATTTaaatacaaaaaacaaaaagaccCAAGGCCAAGTTGTTGAAGAAGTCGCGCAAGTGATCAAAGCGCTTTGGTGTGGTCATTATCGAAGTATATCACCCAGGGATCTCAAG gtAGCAATTGGGCAGTACAAAATGCAGTTCGAGAGTTATGAACAACAAGATTCTCACGAATTTTTAACATTCCTGTTAGACTGGATGCATAACGATCTCAAAACG AAGGCAAAACCGGAAGTAGATCGCCTGATTAGTAACGCAGACAAGGAATGGGATAAAGCTCTGGATGGTCAAACTTCTATAATATCTCAATTGTTTTTCGGTCAACTCAGATCCACCATCAGCTGTGCTACATGTGGAAACAGCAGCACAACCTATGAAAGTTTCAACAGTCTGACATTATCTCTTCCAGACACCAATCGATGTACTCTAGAT GACTGCATAAGGAAGTATGTAAGCGGACAACGAGTTTCAGGATGGAGATGTCCAAGCTGTAAAACTGCAAGAGACGCGACAAAAAAGTTTGACTTTGTTAAACTGGCACCGATAATAGTAATTCACCTAAATAGGTTTGGCGAGACTGGTGGAtggatacaaaaaataaatactgcGGTCGATTTCCCCCTTGTTTCACTTGATCTAAGGAGTTATGTGGCATACGATTCTGGAAGTAACATTACTACGCCAAACTCTTATCAACAAACTTACAATTTGTATGCGGTTTCGAATCATTATGGAACTATGGATGGTGGCCATTACACTGCCTACTGTAACAGCGCTTCGCAAAATAA ATGGTATAAATACGATGATCATACTGTGCGAGAGGTACCGCCGAGTGAGGTGAAATCACAAACTGCAAGTGCTTACTTACTCTTCTACACATCTGTTCGAAATTCACCTTACATAG agaaatag
- the LOC124222350 gene encoding ubiquitin carboxyl-terminal hydrolase 8 isoform X5, which yields MPSTVPTCPLHCATCFEDLTSQAEVKFEKKNPKMVCKSLGKLLDEGKKHRLTGDDEMAYIVYMRWIHCIRWLQKTPDFTENKDFLKPYVSGSKVKEILSLLEEIADRLKNRYKVKRLEENTKQILNTVEKVIIESDHMNDDDLLNEVGDIELNLPDTPTDDPDTKLTETSITCMEMFQEMQKLVDRIIIIDIRPRGDFQNSHIRSDQCINIPTDLIKTGILATDLFKQLNGDERTCRVIRHRAREYCDLIVLLDWQSTKASLQSTNQLNVLRNILLDWDPGVAYKRIVVLHGGYKEWLTCFPTFTTNPGVMPPDIEDDSMAGILEEVEYPEWNQSDEDQPMSEIKVKQIPARSLKPMLNEKKDSQIRYSNTLDNRNSDRVNTLYSNKKNSKYSATLTGTLKIQADPIDDQPKAIILPKKIAEISHPSGLRVSQNDEVQSIIIESAESNVKKPTVDRSSKPNIEKTYDLDSEKVLNLLRFKRDTVNTQLKLAKKKLLLESQLVRRDNDDVSTQLETETSKQTLTINEAMIEKMKQISSIKEALDRCKRDGIKVNPKHHDEEVRLELDIGVAEQEAQYLAIEQRVLVSERDKKLEENEEMKRKNMSTPPTAIEKDTKKTPLKQDGQIRNSALKRSYSSPNLVKLETRNESATRGLDCKTPQVDRTSKPLVQHQHKNNIMNNTFINTQPLRRDREQRMNPVFGNMHPGITGLKNLGNSCYMNSIIQCLSNTTSLARYFIHGLYTDDLNTKNKKTQGQVVEEVAQVIKALWCGHYRSISPRDLKVAIGQYKMQFESYEQQDSHEFLTFLLDWMHNDLKTKAKPEVDRLISNADKEWDKALDGQTSIISQLFFGQLRSTISCATCGNSSTTYESFNSLTLSLPDTNRCTLDDCIRKYVSGQRVSGWRCPSCKTARDATKKFDFVKLAPIIVIHLNRFGETGGWIQKINTAVDFPLVSLDLRSYVAYDSGSNITTPNSYQQTYNLYAVSNHYGTMDGGHYTAYCNSASQNKWYKYDDHTVREVPPSEVKSQTASAYLLFYTSVRNSPYIGLAKLIIHRSMYNNLQKNKNCGYWVFNGTEKKCPQSQYERVILP from the exons ATGCCAAGTACTGTACCCACTTGTCCGCTTCATTGTGCCACATGTTTCGAAGATTTAACGAGCCAAGCAGAAgttaaattcgaaaaaaaaaatcctaagaTGGTATGCAAATCTTTGGGAAAATTACTGGATGAAGGAAAGAAACACAGATTGACTGGAGATGATGAAATGGCTTATATAGTTTATATGCGATGGATTCACTGCATTCGCTGGCTCCAAAAAACGCCTGATTTTACAGAAAACAAAGATTTTCTCAAGCCTTATGTTTCGGGGTCTAAG GTAAAGGAGATACTAAGTCTTTTGGAGGAAATTGCTGACAGATTGAAAAACAGGTATAAGGTGAAACGATTGGAAGAGAATACTAAACAGATACTGAATACTGTTGAAAAGGTGATAATTGAAAGCGATCACATGAACGATGATGATTTGTTAAATGAAGTTGGGGATATCGAGCTGAATTTACCCGACACACCGACGGATGACCCAGATACCAAACTGACTGAAACGTCGATAACATGCATGGAGATGTTTCAAGAAATGCAAAAACTGGTTgatcgaataataataattgatattagACCGCGAggagattttcaaaattcacatatCAGAAGCGATCAATGCATAAACATTCCAACTGACCTAATAAAGACTGG AATACTAGCTACCGATCTTTTTAAACAATTGAACGGGGATGAGAGAACATGTCGAGTTATTCGGCACAGAGCTCGGGAATACTGCGATCTGATAGTATTGTTAGATTGGCAGTCCACTAAAGCCTCGTTACAATCAACCAATCAATTGAACGTGCTGAGGAATATACTGCTTGATTGGGATCCAGGTGTAGCTTATAAGAGGATAGTTGTGCTGCACGGAGGATACAAAGAATGGTTAACTTGTTTCCCTACATTTACAACAAATCCTGGTGTAATGCCCCCTGATATTGAAGATGACAGCATGGCAGGAATCTTGGAGGAAGTTGAATACCCAGAGTGGAACCAATCGGACGAAGACCAACCAATGTCAGAAATAAAGGTTAAGCAGATTCCGGCGAGGAGTTTGAAACCTATGTTAAATGAGAAGAAAGATTCGCAAATTAGATATTCCAATACTTTGGATAATCGAAATAGTGATCGAGTAAATACTTTATACAGCAATAAAAAGAACAGCAAATACTCTGCTACACTGACTGGCACATTAAAAATCCAAGCAGACCCTATCGATGATCAGCCAAAAGCTataattttaccaaaaaagatTGCAGAAATTTCGCATCCAAGCGGTTTACGAGTCAGCCAGAATGATGAAGTAcaaagtataataattgaatctgCAGAAAGCAACGTTAAAAAACCAACAGTCGATCGCAGTAGTAAACCTAACATTGAAAAAACCTATGATTTGGACTCCGAGAAGGTGCTAAACTTATTAAGGTTCAAACGTGATACAGTAAACACTCAGTTgaaattggcaaaaaaaaagttattgttGGAGAGTCAGTTAGTTCGTAGAGATAATGACGATGTTAGCACGCAACTGGAGACTGAAACATCGAAACAAACCCTAACCATAAATGAGGCtatgattgaaaaa ATGAAACAAATCTCAAGTATTAAAGAAGCATTAGACAGATGCAAACGGGATGGAATCAAAGTGAACCCTAAACATCACGACGAAGAAGTTAGACTTGAGCTTGATATTGGCGTTGCTGAGCAGGAAGCCCAATATCTGGCCATTGAGCAAAGAGTACTTGTAAGCGAACGGGATAA AAAGcttgaagaaaatgaagaaatgaaacgaaaaaatatgtCTACTCCACCAACTGCTATTGAAAAGGATACGAAAAAAACCCCATTAAAACAGGATGGACAGATAAGGAACAGTGCTCTTAAACGATCATATTCTAGTCCAAACCTCGTGAAG TTGGAAACTCGTAATGAGTCGGCGACCCGAGGTCTTGACTGTAAAACACCGCAAGTGGACAGAACATCAAAGCCTCTGGTACAACATcaacataaaaataatattatgaaCAATACCTTTATCAACACTCAACCTCTGAGAAGGGATCGGGAACAGAGGATGAATCCAGTGTTCGGAAACATG CATCCTGGTATAACTGGACTCAAAAACCTTGGAAACTCTTGCTACATGAACAGTATAATTCAGTGCCTGAGTAACACGACTAGCTTGGCAAGATATTTCATCCACGGACTTTATACCGACGATTTaaatacaaaaaacaaaaagaccCAAGGCCAAGTTGTTGAAGAAGTCGCGCAAGTGATCAAAGCGCTTTGGTGTGGTCATTATCGAAGTATATCACCCAGGGATCTCAAG gtAGCAATTGGGCAGTACAAAATGCAGTTCGAGAGTTATGAACAACAAGATTCTCACGAATTTTTAACATTCCTGTTAGACTGGATGCATAACGATCTCAAAACG AAGGCAAAACCGGAAGTAGATCGCCTGATTAGTAACGCAGACAAGGAATGGGATAAAGCTCTGGATGGTCAAACTTCTATAATATCTCAATTGTTTTTCGGTCAACTCAGATCCACCATCAGCTGTGCTACATGTGGAAACAGCAGCACAACCTATGAAAGTTTCAACAGTCTGACATTATCTCTTCCAGACACCAATCGATGTACTCTAGAT GACTGCATAAGGAAGTATGTAAGCGGACAACGAGTTTCAGGATGGAGATGTCCAAGCTGTAAAACTGCAAGAGACGCGACAAAAAAGTTTGACTTTGTTAAACTGGCACCGATAATAGTAATTCACCTAAATAGGTTTGGCGAGACTGGTGGAtggatacaaaaaataaatactgcGGTCGATTTCCCCCTTGTTTCACTTGATCTAAGGAGTTATGTGGCATACGATTCTGGAAGTAACATTACTACGCCAAACTCTTATCAACAAACTTACAATTTGTATGCGGTTTCGAATCATTATGGAACTATGGATGGTGGCCATTACACTGCCTACTGTAACAGCGCTTCGCAAAATAA ATGGTATAAATACGATGATCATACTGTGCGAGAGGTACCGCCGAGTGAGGTGAAATCACAAACTGCAAGTGCTTACTTACTCTTCTACACATCTGTTCGAAATTCACCTTACATAG GTCTAGCAAAACTCATAATCCACAGAAGTATGTACAATAAcctacaaaaaaataagaattgcGGGTATTGGGTATTTAAtggaactgaaaaaaaatgtccacaGTCTCAATACGAACGGGTTATCTTACCATAG
- the LOC124222350 gene encoding ubiquitin carboxyl-terminal hydrolase 8 isoform X2, which produces MIGCYMKCYGCVEVREQNAAWNPTVTMPSTVPTCPLHCATCFEDLTSQAEVKFEKKNPKMVCKSLGKLLDEGKKHRLTGDDEMAYIVYMRWIHCIRWLQKTPDFTENKDFLKPYVSGSKVKEILSLLEEIADRLKNRYKVKRLEENTKQILNTVEKVIIESDHMNDDDLLNEVGDIELNLPDTPTDDPDTKLTETSITCMEMFQEMQKLVDRIIIIDIRPRGDFQNSHIRSDQCINIPTDLIKTGILATDLFKQLNGDERTCRVIRHRAREYCDLIVLLDWQSTKASLQSTNQLNVLRNILLDWDPGVAYKRIVVLHGGYKEWLTCFPTFTTNPGVMPPDIEDDSMAGILEEVEYPEWNQSDEDQPMSEIKVKQIPARSLKPMLNEKKDSQIRYSNTLDNRNSDRVNTLYSNKKNSKYSATLTGTLKIQADPIDDQPKAIILPKKIAEISHPSGLRVSQNDEVQSIIIESAESNVKKPTVDRSSKPNIEKTYDLDSEKVLNLLRFKRDTVNTQLKLAKKKLLLESQLVRRDNDDVSTQLETETSKQTLTINEAMIEKMKQISSIKEALDRCKRDGIKVNPKHHDEEVRLELDIGVAEQEAQYLAIEQRVLVSERDKKLEENEEMKRKNMSTPPTAIEKDTKKTPLKQDGQIRNSALKRSYSSPNLVKLETRNESATRGLDCKTPQVDRTSKPLVQHQHKNNIMNNTFINTQPLRRDREQRMNPVFGNMHPGITGLKNLGNSCYMNSIIQCLSNTTSLARYFIHGLYTDDLNTKNKKTQGQVVEEVAQVIKALWCGHYRSISPRDLKKAKPEVDRLISNADKEWDKALDGQTSIISQLFFGQLRSTISCATCGNSSTTYESFNSLTLSLPDTNRCTLDDCIRKYVSGQRVSGWRCPSCKTARDATKKFDFVKLAPIIVIHLNRFGETGGWIQKINTAVDFPLVSLDLRSYVAYDSGSNITTPNSYQQTYNLYAVSNHYGTMDGGHYTAYCNSASQNKWYKYDDHTVREVPPSEVKSQTASAYLLFYTSVRNSPYIGLAKLIIHRSMYNNLQKNKNCGYWVFNGTEKKCPQSQYERVILP; this is translated from the exons ATGATCGGATGCTACATGAAATGCTACGGATGTGTTGAGGTCCGTGAACAGAATGCTGCCTGG aATCCTACAGTGACAATGCCAAGTACTGTACCCACTTGTCCGCTTCATTGTGCCACATGTTTCGAAGATTTAACGAGCCAAGCAGAAgttaaattcgaaaaaaaaaatcctaagaTGGTATGCAAATCTTTGGGAAAATTACTGGATGAAGGAAAGAAACACAGATTGACTGGAGATGATGAAATGGCTTATATAGTTTATATGCGATGGATTCACTGCATTCGCTGGCTCCAAAAAACGCCTGATTTTACAGAAAACAAAGATTTTCTCAAGCCTTATGTTTCGGGGTCTAAG GTAAAGGAGATACTAAGTCTTTTGGAGGAAATTGCTGACAGATTGAAAAACAGGTATAAGGTGAAACGATTGGAAGAGAATACTAAACAGATACTGAATACTGTTGAAAAGGTGATAATTGAAAGCGATCACATGAACGATGATGATTTGTTAAATGAAGTTGGGGATATCGAGCTGAATTTACCCGACACACCGACGGATGACCCAGATACCAAACTGACTGAAACGTCGATAACATGCATGGAGATGTTTCAAGAAATGCAAAAACTGGTTgatcgaataataataattgatattagACCGCGAggagattttcaaaattcacatatCAGAAGCGATCAATGCATAAACATTCCAACTGACCTAATAAAGACTGG AATACTAGCTACCGATCTTTTTAAACAATTGAACGGGGATGAGAGAACATGTCGAGTTATTCGGCACAGAGCTCGGGAATACTGCGATCTGATAGTATTGTTAGATTGGCAGTCCACTAAAGCCTCGTTACAATCAACCAATCAATTGAACGTGCTGAGGAATATACTGCTTGATTGGGATCCAGGTGTAGCTTATAAGAGGATAGTTGTGCTGCACGGAGGATACAAAGAATGGTTAACTTGTTTCCCTACATTTACAACAAATCCTGGTGTAATGCCCCCTGATATTGAAGATGACAGCATGGCAGGAATCTTGGAGGAAGTTGAATACCCAGAGTGGAACCAATCGGACGAAGACCAACCAATGTCAGAAATAAAGGTTAAGCAGATTCCGGCGAGGAGTTTGAAACCTATGTTAAATGAGAAGAAAGATTCGCAAATTAGATATTCCAATACTTTGGATAATCGAAATAGTGATCGAGTAAATACTTTATACAGCAATAAAAAGAACAGCAAATACTCTGCTACACTGACTGGCACATTAAAAATCCAAGCAGACCCTATCGATGATCAGCCAAAAGCTataattttaccaaaaaagatTGCAGAAATTTCGCATCCAAGCGGTTTACGAGTCAGCCAGAATGATGAAGTAcaaagtataataattgaatctgCAGAAAGCAACGTTAAAAAACCAACAGTCGATCGCAGTAGTAAACCTAACATTGAAAAAACCTATGATTTGGACTCCGAGAAGGTGCTAAACTTATTAAGGTTCAAACGTGATACAGTAAACACTCAGTTgaaattggcaaaaaaaaagttattgttGGAGAGTCAGTTAGTTCGTAGAGATAATGACGATGTTAGCACGCAACTGGAGACTGAAACATCGAAACAAACCCTAACCATAAATGAGGCtatgattgaaaaa ATGAAACAAATCTCAAGTATTAAAGAAGCATTAGACAGATGCAAACGGGATGGAATCAAAGTGAACCCTAAACATCACGACGAAGAAGTTAGACTTGAGCTTGATATTGGCGTTGCTGAGCAGGAAGCCCAATATCTGGCCATTGAGCAAAGAGTACTTGTAAGCGAACGGGATAA AAAGcttgaagaaaatgaagaaatgaaacgaaaaaatatgtCTACTCCACCAACTGCTATTGAAAAGGATACGAAAAAAACCCCATTAAAACAGGATGGACAGATAAGGAACAGTGCTCTTAAACGATCATATTCTAGTCCAAACCTCGTGAAG TTGGAAACTCGTAATGAGTCGGCGACCCGAGGTCTTGACTGTAAAACACCGCAAGTGGACAGAACATCAAAGCCTCTGGTACAACATcaacataaaaataatattatgaaCAATACCTTTATCAACACTCAACCTCTGAGAAGGGATCGGGAACAGAGGATGAATCCAGTGTTCGGAAACATG CATCCTGGTATAACTGGACTCAAAAACCTTGGAAACTCTTGCTACATGAACAGTATAATTCAGTGCCTGAGTAACACGACTAGCTTGGCAAGATATTTCATCCACGGACTTTATACCGACGATTTaaatacaaaaaacaaaaagaccCAAGGCCAAGTTGTTGAAGAAGTCGCGCAAGTGATCAAAGCGCTTTGGTGTGGTCATTATCGAAGTATATCACCCAGGGATCTCAAG AAGGCAAAACCGGAAGTAGATCGCCTGATTAGTAACGCAGACAAGGAATGGGATAAAGCTCTGGATGGTCAAACTTCTATAATATCTCAATTGTTTTTCGGTCAACTCAGATCCACCATCAGCTGTGCTACATGTGGAAACAGCAGCACAACCTATGAAAGTTTCAACAGTCTGACATTATCTCTTCCAGACACCAATCGATGTACTCTAGAT GACTGCATAAGGAAGTATGTAAGCGGACAACGAGTTTCAGGATGGAGATGTCCAAGCTGTAAAACTGCAAGAGACGCGACAAAAAAGTTTGACTTTGTTAAACTGGCACCGATAATAGTAATTCACCTAAATAGGTTTGGCGAGACTGGTGGAtggatacaaaaaataaatactgcGGTCGATTTCCCCCTTGTTTCACTTGATCTAAGGAGTTATGTGGCATACGATTCTGGAAGTAACATTACTACGCCAAACTCTTATCAACAAACTTACAATTTGTATGCGGTTTCGAATCATTATGGAACTATGGATGGTGGCCATTACACTGCCTACTGTAACAGCGCTTCGCAAAATAA ATGGTATAAATACGATGATCATACTGTGCGAGAGGTACCGCCGAGTGAGGTGAAATCACAAACTGCAAGTGCTTACTTACTCTTCTACACATCTGTTCGAAATTCACCTTACATAG GTCTAGCAAAACTCATAATCCACAGAAGTATGTACAATAAcctacaaaaaaataagaattgcGGGTATTGGGTATTTAAtggaactgaaaaaaaatgtccacaGTCTCAATACGAACGGGTTATCTTACCATAG